One window of the Syngnathus typhle isolate RoL2023-S1 ecotype Sweden linkage group LG21, RoL_Styp_1.0, whole genome shotgun sequence genome contains the following:
- the cand1 gene encoding cullin-associated NEDD8-dissociated protein 1: MASASYHISNLLEKMTSSDKDFRFMATNDLMTELQKDSIKLDDDSERKVVRMILKLLEDKNGEVQNLAVKCLGPLVSKVKEYQVETIVDTLCTNMLSDKEQLRDISSIGLKTVIGELPPASSGSALAASVCKKITGRLTSAIAKQEDVSVQLEALDIMADMLCRQGGLLVNFHPSILSCLLPQLTSPRLAVRKRTIMALGHLVMSCGNLVFIDLIEHLLSELGRNDNMSTTRTYIQCTAAISRQAGHRIGEYLEKIIPLVVKFCNVDDDELREYCIQAFESFVRRCPKEVYAHVPTVISICLRYLTYDPNYNFDDEDEDDNAMDAEQNDEDYQGSDDEYSDDDDMSWKVRRAAAKCLDAVVSTRHEMLPEFYRSVSPALVCRFKEREENVKADVFHAYLSLLKQTRPAQSWLTDPDAMEQGDTPLTMLQSQVAMIVKALHKQLKEKSVKTRQCCFNMLTELVNVLPGALTQHIPVLIPGIIFSLNDKSSSSNLKIDALACLHVIMVAHPARAFHTHVPALVPPVVACVGDPFYKITSEALLVTQQLVKVIRPLDGQSEGSDSFDPSPYIDDLFGCTIRRLKAADIDQEVKERAISCMGQIICNLGDHLPSELHGTLLIFLERLKNEITRLTTVKALTLIAGSPLKIDLRPVLPDAVPILASFLRKNQRALKLCTLAALDILLRNYSSAVTPAMVDAVLAELPPLISESDMHVSQMALSFLSTLAATHPSLLGRLSGGNILAQLIALVRSPLLQGGALAAMLDFYQALVSTDTAGLGYMDLLRMLTGPVYSQSAALPHKQAYCSIAKCVAALTRARPAEGPAVVGQFIQDVKNSRSTDSIRLLALLSLGEVGHHVDLSGQPELKTVILDAFSSSSEEVKSAASYALGSIAVGNLPEYLPFVLQEISSSKRQYLLLHSLKEIISSASVSGLKPYVESVWTLLLKHCECQEEGTRNVVAECLGKLALINPETLLPRLKGYLLSGSSYARSSVVTAVKFTISDQPQPIDPLLKNCIGDFLKTLEDPDLNVRRVALVTFNSAAHNKPSLIRELLDSVLPRLYNETKVRKELIREVEMGPFKHTVDDGLDLRKAAFECMYTLLDSCLDRIDIFTFLNHVEDGLKDHYDIKMLTFLMLARLSSLCPSAVLQRLDRLVEPLRATCTTKVKANSVKQEFEKQDELKRSAMRAVVALLTIPEAEKSPLMSEFQSQISSNQELAAIFDSIQRDSSSANMESMDTS; this comes from the exons ATGGCGAGCGCTTCATATCACATCTCCAACCTGCTGGAGAAAATGACCTCCAGCGACAAAGACTTCAG GTTTATGGCCACAAACGACCTGATGACAGAACTGCAGAAAGATTCCATCAAACTGGACGACGACAGCGAGAGGAAGGTGGTGAGGATGATTCTCAAGCTGCTGGAGGACAAGAACGGGGAAGTCCAGAACTTGGCTGTTAAATG CCTGGGCCCGCTGGTGAGCAAGGTGAAAGAGTACCAGGTGGAGACCATCGTGGACACGCTGTGCACCAACATGCTGTCCGACAAAGAGCAGCTGCGAGACATCTCCTCCATCGGACTCAAGACTGTCATCGGGGAGCTACCCCCTGCGTCCAGCG GCTCGGCCCTGGCCGCCAGCGTGTGCAAGAAGATCACGGGCCGACTGACCAGCGCCATCGCCAAGCAGGAGGACGTGTCCGTGCAGCTGGAGGCGCTGGACATCATGGCCGACATGCTGTGCAG ACAGGGGGGGCTACTGGTCAacttccatccgtccatcctcaGTTGCCTGCTGCCTCAGCTCACCTCGCCCAGGCTGGCCGTCCGCAAG CGGACCATCATGGCGCTGGGCCACCTGGTCATGTCGTGCGGCAACCTGGTCTTCATCGACCTTATCGAGCACCTGCTGAGCGAGTTGGGGCGCAATGACAACATGTCCACCACCAGGACCTACATCCAGTGCACAGCCGCCATCAGCAGGCAGGCCGGACACCGCATCG gagAGTACCTGGAGAAGATCATCCCGCTGGTGGTCAAGTTCTGCAACGTGGACGACGACGAGCTGCGCGAGTACTGCATCCAGGCCTTCGAGTCCTTCGTCAGGAG GTGTCCCAAAGAGGTGTACGCCCACGTGCCCACCGTCATCTCCATCTGCCTGCGCTACCTGACCTACGACCCCAACTACAACTTTGACGACGAGGACGAGGACGACAACGCCATGGACGCCGAGCAGAACGACGAAGATTACCAAG GCAGCGACGACGAGTacagcgacgacgacgacatgAGCTGGAAGGTTCGGCGGGCGGCGGCCAAATGCCTGGACGCCGTGGTCTCTACGCGCCACGAGATGCTACCAGAGTTCTACCGCTCTGTGTCCCCCGCGCTCGTCTGTCGCTTCAAG GAGAGGGAGGAGAACGTGAAGGCAGACGTGTTCCACGCCTACCTGTCCCTGCTCAAGCAAACGCGGCCCGCTCAGAGCTGGCTGACCGACCCGGACGCCATGGAGCAGGGGGACACGCCCCTCACCATGCTGCAGAGTCAG GTGGCCATGATCGTGAAGGCCCTGCACAAGCAGCTGAAGGAGAAGAGCGTGAAGACGCGCCAGTGTTGCTTCAACATGCTGACGGAGCTGGTCAACGTGCTGCCGGGAGCGCTGACGCAGCACATCCCCGTGCTCATACCAG GGATCATCTTCTCCCTCAACGACAAGTCGAGCAGCTCCAACTTGAAGATTGATGCGCTGGCGTGCCTCCACGTCATCATGGTGGCGCACCCGGCCCGCGCCTTCCACACGCACGTGCCTGCACTGGTGCCCCCCGTGGTGGCGTGCGTGGGGGACCCCTTCTACAAGATCACCTCGGAGGCGCTGCTGGTCACGCAGCAGCTGGTCAAG GTCATCCGACCCCTCGACGGCCAGTCGGAAGGCTCGGACAGCTTTGACCCCTCCCCCTACATCGACGACCTGTTTGGCTGTACGATCAGACGCCTCAAGGCCGCCGACATCGACCAGGAAGTCAAAGAGCGCGCCATTTCCTGCATGGGGCAGATCATCTGTAACCTAG GCGACCACCTCCCCTCTGAACTCCACGGAACGCTCTTGATCTTTTTGGAACGTCTGAAGAATGAGATCACCCGCCTCACCACAGTTAAAG CTTTGACCCTGATCGCCGGCTCCCCGCTGAAAATCGACTTGCGGCCCGTCCTGCCCGACGCCGTCCCCATCCTGGCCTCCTTCCTGCGCAAGAACCAGCGAGCGCTCAAGCTCTGCACGCTCGCCGCGCTCGACATCCTGCTCAGGAACTACAG CTCGGCGGTGACGCCGGCCATGGTGGACGCGGTGTTGGCCGAGCTCCCGCCGCTGATCTCGGAGAGCGACATGCACGTGTCGCAGATGGCGCTGAGCTTCCTGTCCACGCTGGCCGCGACGCACCCGTCGCTGCTGGGCCGGCTGAGCGGCGGCAACATCCTGGCGCAGCTCATCGCGCTGGTCAGGTCGCCGCTGCTACAAGGCGGCGCCCTCGCTGCCATGTTGGACTTTTACCAG GCCCTGGTGTCGACGGACACGGCCGGCCTCGGCTACATGGACCTGCTGCGGATGCTGACGGGTCCGGTTTACTCTCAGAGCGCGGCGCTGCCTCACAAGCAAGCCTACTGCTCCATCGCCAAATGCGTGGCGGCGCTCACCAGGGCGCGGCCGGCCGAGGGCCCGGCCGTGGTCGGCCAGTTCATACAG GATGTGAAAAACAGCCGCTCGACCGACTCCATCCGGCTGCTGGCGCTCCTCTCCTTGGGCGAGGTGGGCCACCACGTGGACCTGAGCGGCCAACCGGAGCTCAAGACCGTCATCCTGGACGCCTTCTCGTCTTCCAGCGAGGAG GTCAAGTCGGCGGCCTCGTACGCGCTGGGCAGCATCGCCGTGGGGAACCTTCCGGAATATCTGCCCTTCGTCCTGCAGGAGATCTCCTCGTCCAAGCGGCAGTACTTGCTGCTGCACTCGCTCAAGGAGATCATCA GTTCGGCGTCTGTGTCGGGCTTGAAGCCGTACGTGGAGTCGGTGTGGACGTTGCTGCTCAAGCACTGCGAGTGTCAGGAGGAAGGAACACGCAACGTGGTGGCCGAGTGCTTGGGCAAACTCGCCCTCATCAACCCTGAAACGCTGCTGCCGCGCCTCAAAGGCTACCTGCTCTCGG GCTCGTCGTACGCCCGAAGCTCGGTGGTGACGGCCGTCAAATTCACCATCTCGGACCAGCCGCAGCCCATCGACCCGCTGCTGAAGAACTGCATAG GTGACTTCCTGAAGACGCTGGAGGACCCCGACCTGAACGTGCGGCGCGTGGCCTTGGTGACCTTCAACTCGGCGGCCCACAACAAGCCCAGCCTCATCCGAGAGCTTCTGGACTCGGTCCTGCCGCGGCTCTACAACGAGACCAAAGTGCGCAAGGAGCTCATTCGCGAG GTGGAGATGGGCCCGTTCAAGCACACGGTGGACGACGGGCTGGACCTTCGCAAGGCGGCCTTCGAGTGCATGTACACGCTGCTGGACAGCTGCCTGGACCGCATCGACATCTTCACCTTCCTCAACCACGTGGAGGACGGCCTCAAGGACCACTACGACATCAAG ATGCTGACCTTCCTCATGCTGGCCCGCCTGTCCTCGCTCTGTCCCAGCGCCGTCCTGCAGAGGTTGGACCGACTGGTGGAGCCTCTCAGGGCCACCTGCACCACCAAG GTGAAGGCCAACTCGGTGAAGCAGGAGTTTGAGAAGCAGGACGAGCTGAAGCGTTCGGCAATGCGAGCGGTCGTCGCTCTGCTGACCATCCCCGAGGCAGAGAAGTCGCCGCTCATGTCAGAGTTCCAGTCGCAGATCTCGTCCAATCAGGAGCTGGCGGCCATCTTTGACTCCATCCAGAGGGATTCCAGCTCGGCCAACATGGAGTCCATGGACACCAGCTAG
- the LOC133145256 gene encoding ras-related protein Rap-1b yields the protein MREYKLVVLGSGGVGKSALTVQFVQGIFVEKYDPTIEDSYRKQVEVDCQQCMLEILDTAGTEQFTAMRDLYMKNGQGFALVYSITAQSTFNDLQDLREQILRVKDTDDVPMILVGNKCDLEVERVVAKESGVGLARQWNSCAFLETSAKSKINVNEIFYDLVRQINRKSPVPGRTRKKSTCQLL from the exons ATGCGTGAATACAAGTTGGTGGTCTTAGGATCTGGTGGCGTTGGCAAGTCTGCTCTG ACAGTCCAGTTTGTTCAGGGGATCTTTGTGGAGAAGTATGACCCCACGATAGAGGATTCCTACAGGAAG CAAGTGGAGGTGGATTGCCAGCAGTGTATGTTGGAGATCTTGGACACGGCAGGCACA GAGCAGTTCACGGCCATGCGTGACCTCTACATGAAGAACGGTCAAGGCTTCGCTCTGGTTTACTCCATCACGGCCCAGTCCACCTTCAATGACCTTCAGGACCTCCGAGAGCAAATCCTGCGCGTCAAGGACACGGACGAC GTTCCCATGATCCTGGTGGGCAACAAGTGCGACCTGGAGGTGGAGCGCGTGGTGGCCAAAGAGTCGGGCGTGGGCCTCGCTCGCCAGTGGAATTCCTGCGCCTTCCTCGAAACGTCCGCCAAAAGCAAGATCAACGTCAAcgag atttTCTATGATCTGGTGAGACAGATCAACAGGAAGAGTCCAGTTCCCGGCAGAACTCGCAAAAAGTCCACTTGTCAGCTCCTCTAA